In the Castor canadensis chromosome 1, mCasCan1.hap1v2, whole genome shotgun sequence genome, TTGCTATTATTCAAAGTAGAATAATATATCCATTATTTTAGTTTCAAAATTAGACATGGGaattattttccaataaaatattacaaagaaaaataaccatTCAGTCTACAAACATTGTAATTTTTTAGATGACTTGAAAGCTTCAAACAATACCTCCATTTCTTCACAGAAAATATAACTGGATGAAATGAGCCAACAGAACTTAACAATGCTGCCTGAATTCATTCTGGTAGGAGTCACAAGGGTGCCTGAGCTGCAGCTTCCACTTTTTGGGGTTTTCCTAATTATCTACACAATCACAGTGCTGGGCAACCTGGGCTTGATCCTTTTGACCAAACTGGACTCCCACCTATACATACCTATGCATTTCTTTATCAGACATCTGGCTTTCATTGATCTTGGCAATTCCACTGTCATTTGTCCTAAGATGTTAGTAAATTTCATTGTTGATCAAAATACcatttcttattatgcttgtgcTACACAGTTAGCTTTCTTCCTTATGTTTATTAtcagtgaatttttcattttatcttccatGGCTTATGACCgttatgtggccatctgtaaccctCTGCTCTACAATGTTATCATGTCTCAGAGACTTTGTCATGTGCTGGTGGGCATTCCATACCTCTACAGTGCCTTTCAGGCTCTGATGTTCACTATTAAGATTTTTACATTGACCTTCTGTGGTTTTAATGTCATCAGCCATTTCTACTGTGATGATGTTCCTTTGTTACCTATGCTGTGCTCAAATGCTCAGGAAATAGGATTattgattatattattttcagGATTTAATTTGATCTCGTCCCTTCTGGTAGTGCTCTTATCTTAT is a window encoding:
- the LOC141420879 gene encoding olfactory receptor 8K5-like is translated as MSQQNLTMLPEFILVGVTRVPELQLPLFGVFLIIYTITVLGNLGLILLTKLDSHLYIPMHFFIRHLAFIDLGNSTVICPKMLVNFIVDQNTISYYACATQLAFFLMFIISEFFILSSMAYDRYVAICNPLLYNVIMSQRLCHVLVGIPYLYSAFQALMFTIKIFTLTFCGFNVISHFYCDDVPLLPMLCSNAQEIGLLIILFSGFNLISSLLVVLLSYVLILLAICRMHSAEGRKKAFSTCGSHLTVVVVFYGSLFFMYLQPKSTHSFETDKIASVFYTLVSPMLNPLIYSLRNKEVKNAFHRVFKNQCKFCI